The Neoarius graeffei isolate fNeoGra1 chromosome 7, fNeoGra1.pri, whole genome shotgun sequence genome includes a region encoding these proteins:
- the LOC132888973 gene encoding uncharacterized protein LOC132888973: MHHSLSPLCATQFVTVTCSTVCMGACSTVCRGVCITVYHRYVQHSLSPLRAAQFAGVCAVQFVTVTCSTVCRGVCSTVCHRYVQHSLHRCVQHSLTPVHVAQFVTVPCSTVCHCYMQHSWKGSVQQFAEVRAAQFFTVKCSTVRHHYIQHSLQRCVQHSLPLVHAAPVCHWCVQHSLPLVRAAQFATGTCSTVCHWYVQHSLSPFCAAQLTEVLALQFVTIMCSTVCRGACSTVCHWYVHYSLSLVRAAQFATGTCSTVCHQYVQHSLSPCCAAQFTEVRASQFVTITCSTVCHRYMQHSLSLLHTAQFAEVHAAQFAEVHAAQFVTGTCSTVCHWYVQQFATSMCSTVCTCSTVCRGPCSTVFHRCMQHNLQRCVQHK; the protein is encoded by the exons ATGCATCACAGTTTATCACCGTTATGTGCAACACAGTTTGTCACCGTTACGTGCAGCACAGTTTGCATGGGTGCGTGCAGTACAGTTTGCAGAGGTGTGTGCATCACAGTTTATCACCGTTATGTGCAACACAGTTTGTCACCGTTACGTGCAGCACAGTTTGCAGGGGTGTGTGCAGTACAGTTTGTCACCGTTACGTGCAGCACAGTTTGCAGGGGTGTGTGCAGTACAGTTTGTCACCGTTACGTGCAGCACAGCTTGCACAGGTGTGTGCAGCACAGTTTGACACCAGTACATGTAGCACAGTTTGTCACCGTTCCGTGCAGCACAGTTTGTCACTGTTACATGCAGCACAGTTGGAAGGGGAGTGTGCAGCAGTTTGCAGAGGTGCGTGCAGCACAGTTTTTCACCGTTAAGTGCAGCACAGTTCGTCACCATTACATACAGCACAGTTTGCAGAGGTGCGTGCAGCACAGTTTGCCATTGGTACATGCAGCACCTGTTTGCCATTGGTGTGTGCAGCACAGTTTGCCATTGGTGCGTGCAGCACAGTTTGCCACTGGTACGTGCAGCACAGTTTGCCACTGGTATGTGCAGCACAGTTTGTCACCGTTCTGTGCAGCACAGCTTACAGAGGTACTTGCATTACAGTTTGTCACCATTATGTGCAGCACAGTTTGCAGAGGTGCGTGCAGCACAGTTTGCCATTGGTACGTGCATTACAGTTTGTCACTGGTGCGTGCAGCACAGTTTGCCACCGGTACGTGCAGCACAGTTTGCCACCAGTACGTGCAGCACAGTTTGTCACCGTGCTGTGCAGCACAGTTTACAGAGGTACGTGCATCACAGTTTGTCACCATTACGTGCAGCACAGTTTGTCACCGTTACATGCAGCACAGTTTGTCACTATTACATACAGCACAGTTTGCAGAGGTGCATGCAGCACAATTTGCAGAA GTGCATGCAGCACAGTTTGTCACTGGTACATGCAGCACAGTTTGCCATTGGTATGTGCAGCAGTTTGCCACCAGTATGTGCAGCACAGTTTGTACATGCAGCACAGTTTGCAGAGGTCCATGCAGCACAGTTTTCCACCGGTGCATGCAGCACAATTTGCAGAGGTGCGTGCAGCACAAGTAG